The segment ACTAATCCTCCACAAAAGGGTGTACTTGTTCATCACCAATCTCAACTGGATCATCACCGTTGATCTGGTCAAGCACGAGGACCAAACCCATTGCGAAAGCACCGTCGAAACCGGGTTTTATCTCGAGAGTGAACACATCTCGTCCAAGCATCACGTTCGTTGACGCGTCCACTTTGCGTTTGATCTCAGCCACAGTTCGCTTCTCCGTGTCGTATATGACGCATTTCCGTAGCGAGAAGTCACCGTCTATCGTGTACTCTTCTCCGGTTCCGTCGTATACTTCTACTTCCATCGTGCACCGTCCGATTATTGACGATCTCCGGACGCTGAAGATCGGTTTCTGACCCTCCTGTCTCTCCCCGAGAAAACCTTCCCATCTCTGGTGCAGAGTCGGTCTCTGTTCattaaaacagaacaaaaacaaCTCAAACGAGTTAACTCTGTTTCATCTTCCAACTAATAATTGGTATAGCGACTGACTCAGAACTCGACTAAAACAAACAGTTTATTAGAATCTGTGTAGCTTAAAACAATTATTT is part of the Raphanus sativus cultivar WK10039 chromosome 5, ASM80110v3, whole genome shotgun sequence genome and harbors:
- the LOC108862741 gene encoding protein LURP-one-related 12 codes for the protein MELVEEKAPKEENKIGERRIVVDKAYLYDEDNPLTVCKTSLFHTGDGFTTYDCNGDIIFRVDSYGRDNDEFVLMDATGKCLLTVKRKRPTLHQRWEGFLGERQEGQKPIFSVRRSSIIGRCTMEVEVYDGTGEEYTIDGDFSLRKCVIYDTEKRTVAEIKRKVDASTNVMLGRDVFTLEIKPGFDGAFAMGLVLVLDQINGDDPVEIGDEQVHPFVED